Proteins found in one Catenulispora sp. GP43 genomic segment:
- a CDS encoding SRPBCC family protein, producing MTVWVLLIATGVLFAAVAAVPLIGRRLPLRHEASRGLRLGRQPQAVWSVITDTDGFTAWRPGLTRAESLDGVDGRARWIEHDRHGKITYEVVEADAPRRFVTRIADTGLPFGGTWTWTIEPRAQGCLVTVTEHGEIYNPLFRFVSRYIIGYGATMERILRALAKHFGEDPVLEKYATFGP from the coding sequence ATGACGGTGTGGGTGCTGCTGATCGCCACCGGGGTTCTGTTCGCGGCAGTGGCGGCCGTCCCGCTGATCGGTCGCCGGCTGCCGCTGCGCCACGAGGCCAGTCGTGGCCTGCGCCTGGGTCGACAGCCGCAGGCCGTATGGAGCGTTATCACTGACACCGACGGCTTCACCGCCTGGCGGCCCGGTCTCACCCGGGCCGAATCGCTGGACGGGGTGGACGGGCGGGCCCGGTGGATCGAGCACGACCGCCACGGGAAGATCACCTACGAGGTGGTGGAGGCCGACGCACCCAGGCGGTTCGTCACCCGCATCGCAGACACCGGACTGCCGTTCGGCGGCACGTGGACGTGGACGATCGAGCCCAGGGCGCAAGGCTGCCTCGTTACCGTCACCGAGCACGGCGAGATCTACAACCCCCTGTTTCGCTTTGTCTCCCGCTACATCATCGGCTACGGCGCCACCATGGAACGGATTCTGCGAGCACTCGCCAAGCACTTCGGCGAGGACCCCGTGTTGGAGAAATATGCAACGTTCGGCCCGTGA
- a CDS encoding dihydrodipicolinate synthase family protein, whose amino-acid sequence MSLPHRQPWHGVVVATALPFRDDLSVDLDAYAENLRGLIDAGCDGVCPNGSLGEYQTLTPEERAAVVRTAVDTVGGDRVLVGIAAYGALEARRWAEQAAEAGAHAVMLLPPNAYRADERAIVEHYRTVAEAGIPIVAYNNPIDTKVDLAPELLKQLFDAGYIKAVKEFSGDVRRAYRIKEQAPELDLLVGADDVLLELATADAAGWISGYPNAIPHVCNELYRAATEGDLATALPLYRQLHPLLRWDSHTEFVQAIKLSMDLTGRHGGVCRPPRTPLPPEHHQAIKADTLRVLPLEQTAKTSRLVAATQAPASS is encoded by the coding sequence ATGTCCCTCCCCCATCGTCAGCCCTGGCACGGCGTCGTCGTCGCCACCGCCCTGCCGTTCCGCGACGACCTGTCCGTGGACCTCGACGCCTACGCCGAGAACCTGCGCGGCCTCATCGACGCCGGGTGTGACGGCGTCTGCCCGAACGGCTCCCTCGGCGAATACCAAACCCTCACCCCTGAGGAGCGCGCGGCCGTCGTCCGTACCGCCGTGGACACCGTCGGCGGCGACCGCGTCCTGGTCGGCATCGCCGCCTACGGCGCGCTGGAGGCCCGCCGCTGGGCCGAGCAGGCCGCCGAGGCCGGAGCACACGCGGTCATGCTCCTGCCGCCGAACGCCTACCGGGCCGACGAGCGGGCGATCGTGGAGCACTACCGGACAGTCGCCGAAGCCGGCATCCCGATCGTGGCCTACAACAACCCCATAGACACCAAGGTCGACCTCGCCCCCGAGCTCCTCAAGCAGCTCTTCGACGCCGGCTACATCAAGGCGGTCAAGGAGTTCTCCGGCGATGTCCGCCGCGCCTACCGCATCAAGGAGCAGGCACCGGAGCTGGACCTGCTCGTCGGCGCCGACGACGTCCTGCTGGAGCTGGCGACCGCCGACGCGGCCGGCTGGATCTCCGGCTACCCGAACGCCATCCCCCACGTCTGCAACGAGCTCTACCGCGCAGCCACCGAAGGCGACCTCGCGACCGCCCTCCCGCTCTACCGCCAACTGCACCCGCTGCTGCGCTGGGACTCGCACACCGAGTTCGTCCAGGCCATCAAGCTCTCCATGGACCTCACCGGCCGACACGGCGGCGTCTGCCGCCCGCCGCGCACCCCACTCCCGCCAGAGCACCACCAGGCCATCAAGGCCGACACCCTCCGCGTCCTGCCACTGGAGCAGACGGCAAAGACGAGTCGGCTGGTAGCGGCGACGCAGGCCCCTGCCAGTTCCTAG
- a CDS encoding ABC transporter ATP-binding protein codes for MSLLEVSELEVTFPGGVRAVAGVSFQVRAGRVLAVVGESGSGKSVTSLAVMRLLRGARIGGGVRFDGIDVLGADRRVVRSLRGDRMAMVFQDSLSSLNPYYPVAFQIAEAYRAHRRTTRRAARDIAISMLERVGIPEPGRRARDYPHQFSGGMRQRVMIAMALCLEPELLIADEPTTALDVTVQAQILELVDGLRRESGTAVMLITHDMGVVAGMADEIVVLRSGRLVESGGVHEIFHHPGADYTRALLACVPRLVGPVPHRLPTVPSLEVS; via the coding sequence GTGAGCCTGCTGGAAGTCTCAGAGCTCGAAGTCACCTTCCCCGGCGGGGTCCGGGCCGTGGCCGGCGTCTCCTTCCAGGTCCGGGCCGGCCGCGTGCTGGCCGTGGTGGGCGAGTCCGGCAGCGGCAAGTCCGTGACCAGCCTGGCCGTCATGCGGTTGCTGCGCGGTGCGCGGATCGGCGGCGGGGTCCGCTTCGACGGGATCGACGTGCTGGGTGCGGACCGGCGCGTCGTCCGGTCGCTGCGCGGGGACCGCATGGCCATGGTGTTCCAGGACTCGCTGTCGAGCCTGAACCCCTACTATCCGGTGGCGTTCCAGATCGCCGAGGCGTACCGCGCGCACCGGCGGACCACCCGCCGGGCTGCGCGCGACATCGCGATCAGCATGCTGGAGCGCGTCGGCATCCCCGAGCCGGGGCGCAGGGCCCGGGACTATCCGCACCAGTTCTCCGGCGGCATGCGCCAGCGCGTCATGATCGCGATGGCGCTGTGCCTGGAGCCCGAGCTGCTGATCGCCGACGAGCCCACGACCGCGCTGGACGTCACCGTACAGGCGCAGATCCTCGAACTCGTCGACGGCCTGCGTCGTGAGTCCGGCACCGCGGTCATGCTGATCACCCACGACATGGGTGTCGTGGCGGGCATGGCGGACGAGATCGTGGTGCTGCGATCCGGACGGCTGGTCGAGAGCGGCGGCGTCCACGAGATCTTCCATCACCCCGGTGCGGACTACACGCGTGCCCTGTTGGCCTGTGTGCCCCGGCTCGTCGGGCCGGTCCCGCACCGCCTGCCGACCGTCCCGTCCCTGGAGGTCTCGTGA
- a CDS encoding peptidase M6 produces the protein MRNLRPTTRTTPRPAGRLAAALVLALPFAVAAPASAASARAAQHHDPASDCALTGTTGWTDEGHNTDYTQFQRPSGHIKVAMLFVDFPDAPATDETSGYYKFLAPAAQYMSDFSYGKVHLDITPINHWLRMPQDSATYGFQRGITWDQQALYIKQAGEAAAPYTDLSKFDMVYVVPTKNASAITFSPAYLYDPAHPNLVVNGKEIKWGVTLGQDMYHWGPKVADHETGHTFGLPDLYAFSGTDIHRFVGGFDLMGNIAGDAPHHFGWEDWKNGWIGDGQVSCLNSPGIMTTSLRALEIPGGKKIAVVRTGATTAYVVESRRALGVDGAVCKPGAVVYKVDSSTPTGAGPIQVQDSSPGAPNTAACKEAVDFGALTTGQTFTDAAAGVTIKVDTSTPLGDTVTVTKA, from the coding sequence ATGCGAAACCTCCGTCCGACCACCCGCACGACCCCCCGTCCCGCCGGACGGCTGGCGGCCGCCCTCGTCCTCGCCCTACCGTTCGCCGTCGCCGCGCCGGCCTCGGCCGCCTCGGCGCGCGCGGCGCAGCACCACGACCCCGCGTCCGACTGCGCGCTGACCGGTACCACCGGCTGGACCGACGAGGGCCACAACACCGACTACACGCAGTTCCAGCGGCCGAGCGGGCACATCAAGGTCGCGATGCTGTTCGTCGACTTCCCGGACGCGCCGGCCACCGACGAGACGTCCGGGTACTACAAATTCCTGGCCCCGGCCGCGCAGTACATGTCCGACTTCTCCTACGGCAAGGTCCATCTGGACATCACGCCGATCAACCACTGGCTGCGGATGCCACAGGACTCCGCCACCTACGGATTCCAGCGTGGCATCACGTGGGACCAGCAGGCGCTGTACATCAAGCAGGCCGGCGAAGCCGCCGCGCCGTACACGGATCTGTCGAAGTTCGACATGGTCTACGTGGTTCCCACCAAGAACGCCTCGGCCATCACGTTCTCCCCGGCCTACCTCTATGACCCGGCCCACCCGAACCTGGTGGTGAACGGCAAGGAGATCAAGTGGGGCGTGACGCTCGGGCAGGACATGTACCACTGGGGACCGAAGGTCGCCGACCACGAGACCGGGCACACGTTCGGCCTGCCGGACCTGTACGCGTTCAGCGGCACCGACATCCACCGCTTCGTCGGCGGGTTCGACCTGATGGGGAACATCGCCGGCGACGCCCCCCACCACTTCGGTTGGGAGGACTGGAAGAACGGCTGGATCGGCGACGGCCAGGTCTCGTGCCTGAACTCGCCCGGCATCATGACGACCTCACTTCGCGCGCTGGAGATCCCCGGCGGCAAGAAGATCGCCGTGGTGCGAACCGGGGCGACCACCGCCTATGTCGTCGAGTCGCGCCGTGCGCTCGGAGTGGACGGCGCGGTCTGCAAGCCCGGCGCGGTCGTCTACAAGGTCGACTCCTCGACACCGACCGGCGCCGGCCCGATCCAGGTGCAGGACTCCTCGCCCGGAGCCCCGAATACTGCGGCCTGTAAGGAAGCCGTGGACTTCGGTGCATTGACGACCGGACAGACATTCACCGACGCTGCCGCCGGGGTGACGATCAAGGTGGACACCTCCACCCCGCTCGGCGACACGGTCACCGTGACCAAAGCCTGA
- a CDS encoding ABC transporter ATP-binding protein, with translation MTTPLLQARDLVKSYPVRHGLTRRLAGHLRAVNGVGLDVHAGETVAVVGESGCGKSTLGRLLIRLIEPSAGTVAFEGRDLGTLEAEDLRRARRALQIVFQDPNSSLNPRMTVRQILDAPYRYQRITAEEPVEALLERVGLRPEHADRHPHEFSGGQAQRVGIARALALRPKLVVCDEPVSALDVSVQAQILNLLRDLQDEHGLSYVFISHDLAAVRQICTRVAVMYLGSIVEVADRDALFGNALHPYSHALLSAVPVPEPDAERARQRIVLHGDLPSPLRPPSGCPFRTRCSKAADICAAEQPPLVEHSPGHLAACHFPGERTTV, from the coding sequence GTGACCACGCCTCTTCTCCAAGCGCGCGACCTCGTCAAGAGCTACCCGGTGCGGCACGGGCTGACCCGCCGGCTGGCCGGACACCTCCGCGCCGTCAACGGGGTCGGTCTGGACGTGCACGCCGGTGAGACCGTCGCGGTCGTCGGCGAGTCCGGGTGCGGCAAGTCCACCCTTGGCAGACTCCTGATCCGCCTGATCGAGCCGTCCGCCGGGACCGTCGCGTTCGAGGGCCGCGACCTCGGGACGCTGGAGGCCGAAGACCTCCGCCGGGCCCGCCGCGCATTGCAGATCGTCTTCCAGGATCCGAACTCCTCGCTGAATCCGAGGATGACTGTGCGGCAGATCCTCGACGCTCCGTACCGCTACCAGCGCATCACCGCCGAGGAACCGGTTGAGGCACTTCTGGAACGGGTCGGCTTGCGCCCCGAACACGCCGACCGGCACCCGCACGAGTTCTCCGGCGGCCAGGCCCAGCGCGTCGGCATCGCCCGGGCGCTGGCGCTGCGGCCCAAACTCGTGGTCTGCGACGAACCCGTCTCGGCGCTGGACGTCTCGGTGCAGGCGCAGATTCTGAACCTGCTGCGCGACCTGCAAGACGAACACGGGCTCTCCTACGTGTTCATCTCGCACGACCTCGCCGCGGTCCGGCAGATCTGCACCCGCGTCGCGGTGATGTATCTCGGCTCCATCGTCGAAGTCGCCGATCGCGACGCACTCTTCGGCAACGCCCTGCACCCCTACAGCCACGCGCTTCTGTCTGCGGTGCCGGTGCCCGAACCGGACGCGGAACGCGCCCGGCAGCGCATCGTGCTGCACGGAGACCTGCCGAGCCCGCTACGGCCGCCGAGCGGCTGCCCGTTCCGCACCCGCTGCTCCAAGGCGGCCGACATCTGCGCCGCCGAGCAGCCGCCACTCGTCGAACACAGCCCAGGCCATCTGGCCGCCTGCCACTTCCCCGGAGAGCGAACCACTGTATGA
- a CDS encoding VOC family protein: MSDQAVRQANAVVHFDISGPDDEHLRRFYGDLLDWEIVPQGPGYSLVQTPGGLRGSIVEAEGAAVTLGVAVADLELAVRRAAELGGEVVMPPTDNGWVLKAQVTDPAGNVLTLIQGSRRAGEPEA; the protein is encoded by the coding sequence ATGAGCGATCAGGCCGTGCGCCAGGCGAACGCGGTGGTGCACTTCGACATCAGCGGCCCGGACGACGAGCATCTGCGGCGCTTTTACGGAGACTTGCTGGATTGGGAGATCGTGCCCCAGGGGCCGGGTTACTCGCTGGTGCAGACGCCTGGAGGGCTGCGCGGGAGCATCGTCGAGGCCGAGGGGGCCGCTGTGACGCTCGGCGTCGCGGTAGCGGATCTCGAGCTGGCTGTGCGTCGCGCCGCCGAGCTCGGCGGTGAAGTCGTGATGCCCCCGACCGACAACGGATGGGTGCTCAAGGCGCAGGTCACAGATCCGGCTGGGAACGTTCTGACCCTGATTCAGGGATCACGCCGTGCCGGCGAACCGGAGGCATGA
- a CDS encoding alpha/beta fold hydrolase: MRPHLTDHVFTVPLDHDDPAGPTIEVYAREAVDPARASEKLPWLLYLQGGPGGKSPRPLGGAPSWLAHALKTHRVLLLDQRGTGRSTPITAAAAAHFPSGRSLARHLALHRADSIVRDAELIRRALCGDEPWETLGQSYGGFVTLTYLSQAPDGLRACYITGGVPGLDATADDVYARTLPRIAAKNAEFYRRYPQNLELVRRIADLLTAYDVRLPDGDRLTARRFRLLGLVFGMGDGFERVSYLLEEALDPFGRLTDLFLHQVMQQTGFVDNPLFVVLQEACFGQGPYRTGWAAERAVAGFPEFADDADPLLFTGETMFRWMVREIRGLRPFAEAAELLAARTDWPALYDAGRLAANRVPVMAAVYHDDMYVDAELSLRTLHTLGSARAWVTNEWEHDGVSASGGAVLARLMDMAAGRV; the protein is encoded by the coding sequence ATGAGGCCGCACCTGACCGACCACGTCTTCACCGTCCCGCTCGACCACGACGATCCCGCCGGCCCGACCATCGAGGTCTACGCCCGCGAGGCCGTCGATCCGGCGCGGGCGTCGGAGAAGCTGCCGTGGCTGCTGTATCTGCAGGGCGGACCCGGCGGGAAGTCGCCCCGCCCCCTCGGGGGCGCGCCGAGCTGGCTCGCCCACGCGCTCAAGACGCACCGGGTCCTGCTGCTCGACCAGCGTGGCACGGGGCGCAGCACCCCGATCACCGCGGCCGCCGCCGCACACTTTCCCTCCGGACGGTCGCTGGCCCGACACCTGGCCCTGCACCGCGCAGACTCCATCGTCCGCGACGCTGAGCTCATCCGGCGCGCTTTGTGCGGTGACGAGCCGTGGGAGACGCTCGGGCAAAGCTACGGCGGATTCGTCACCCTCACCTACCTGTCGCAGGCTCCTGATGGGCTCCGCGCGTGCTACATCACCGGAGGCGTGCCGGGTCTGGACGCGACCGCCGATGACGTCTACGCACGCACCCTGCCGCGGATCGCCGCCAAGAACGCAGAGTTCTACCGCCGGTATCCACAGAACCTCGAACTGGTCCGCCGGATCGCCGACCTGCTCACCGCCTACGACGTCCGGCTTCCGGACGGGGACCGCCTGACCGCGCGACGGTTCCGGCTGCTCGGGCTCGTCTTCGGTATGGGCGACGGCTTCGAGCGGGTCAGCTACCTGTTGGAGGAGGCGTTGGACCCCTTCGGACGGCTGACCGATCTGTTCCTGCACCAGGTGATGCAGCAGACCGGCTTCGTCGACAACCCGCTGTTCGTGGTGTTGCAGGAGGCATGCTTCGGCCAGGGTCCGTACCGCACGGGTTGGGCGGCGGAACGGGCCGTGGCCGGGTTCCCGGAGTTCGCCGACGACGCCGACCCGCTGCTGTTCACCGGCGAGACCATGTTCCGCTGGATGGTCCGGGAGATCAGGGGGCTGCGTCCGTTCGCCGAGGCCGCCGAACTACTCGCCGCCCGGACCGACTGGCCCGCCCTCTACGACGCCGGCCGGCTGGCGGCCAACCGCGTACCGGTCATGGCCGCGGTCTACCACGACGACATGTACGTCGACGCGGAGCTGTCCCTGCGCACTCTGCACACCCTGGGCTCGGCGCGCGCCTGGGTCACCAACGAATGGGAACACGACGGCGTCAGCGCTTCCGGGGGCGCCGTTCTGGCTCGACTCATGGATATGGCCGCAGGGCGTGTCTGA
- a CDS encoding ABC transporter permease, with amino-acid sequence MSELDEDTSPRPAGPDLPAGRAGRTRGGRDDRARGARVLHSILRRPGARAGLAVITVLVLAAVAAPLITGLAGTSPTAFDRSAVDEALGGLPTGHLGGVGAHHLLGVEPGNGRDVLARLVYGARVSLLIALAATALSTGLGAALGLAAGYFGGVADTVVSRLADLVMSFPALIFMIALMAAAPGVNRQLLLITVLGFFGWPYVARIVRAQAMILRHTEFAEAARALGADRTALLFREILPNLAGPILAVATMSIPSCVAAEAGLSFLGVGVEPPTPSWGQMIASAVPWYSTDPVYFALPCLALFATVLAFNLVGDAVRDALDPRSRKR; translated from the coding sequence ATGTCAGAGCTCGACGAAGACACGAGCCCCCGCCCGGCCGGACCGGATCTGCCCGCCGGCCGGGCGGGCCGGACCCGGGGCGGCCGGGATGACAGGGCGCGGGGAGCCCGCGTTCTCCACAGCATCCTGCGCCGCCCCGGAGCCCGGGCCGGTCTGGCGGTCATCACCGTCCTGGTCCTGGCTGCCGTAGCCGCTCCGCTGATCACCGGCCTGGCCGGGACCTCCCCGACCGCCTTCGACCGGTCCGCGGTCGACGAGGCGCTCGGCGGCCTGCCGACCGGCCACCTCGGCGGCGTCGGCGCGCACCACCTGCTCGGCGTCGAGCCCGGGAACGGCCGCGACGTCCTGGCCCGCCTCGTCTACGGCGCCCGCGTCTCGCTGCTGATCGCGCTGGCGGCGACCGCGCTGTCCACCGGGCTCGGCGCGGCCCTCGGCCTGGCCGCCGGCTACTTCGGCGGCGTGGCGGACACCGTGGTCAGCAGGCTGGCCGACCTGGTCATGTCCTTCCCCGCGCTGATCTTCATGATCGCGCTGATGGCCGCGGCGCCGGGCGTGAACCGGCAGTTGCTGCTCATCACGGTTCTCGGCTTCTTCGGCTGGCCATACGTCGCGCGCATAGTGCGGGCCCAGGCCATGATCCTTCGACACACCGAATTCGCCGAGGCGGCCCGGGCCCTGGGCGCCGATCGCACAGCCCTGCTGTTCCGCGAGATCCTGCCGAATCTGGCCGGACCGATCCTGGCGGTCGCGACCATGTCCATCCCCAGCTGCGTGGCCGCCGAGGCGGGCCTGAGCTTCCTCGGTGTCGGGGTCGAGCCGCCCACGCCGTCGTGGGGCCAGATGATCGCCTCGGCCGTGCCCTGGTACTCCACCGACCCCGTCTACTTCGCCCTGCCGTGCCTCGCGCTGTTCGCGACCGTTCTGGCCTTCAACCTGGTCGGCGACGCGGTCCGCGACGCCCTGGATCCCAGGAGCCGCAAGCGGTGA
- a CDS encoding ABC transporter permease: protein MISYTLKRLAAAGLILVVICALTFVIFYVTPADPAQGACGKACTPERLSQIRHLLGIDRPLWSQFFSYVHGIFAGRTFGGGPDALRCPFPCLGFSFQNDQPVTSEIAERLPVSIGIALGAAVLWLAVGVTAGVVSALKAGTWWDRAAMVGALGGLSLPIYFTGLALQFLLVTKLGWLPYPTAVPITGDPVGWFESMVMPWITLATLYAGLYARITRGEVLENLERDFVRTARAKGLPERTVIRRHAIRPGLTPIATIFGMDLGALLGGALITETVFGLPGVGKLAADAIAAGDQPVILGVTLLVAGFIVVANVAVDLLYAALDPRVRSAA from the coding sequence GTGATCTCCTACACGCTCAAACGACTCGCCGCGGCCGGGCTGATCCTGGTGGTCATCTGCGCCCTGACGTTCGTCATCTTCTACGTGACCCCGGCCGACCCGGCGCAGGGCGCCTGCGGCAAGGCATGCACCCCCGAGCGGCTGTCGCAGATCCGGCACCTGCTCGGCATCGACCGGCCGCTGTGGTCGCAGTTCTTCTCCTACGTTCACGGCATCTTCGCCGGACGCACCTTCGGAGGCGGCCCCGACGCTCTCCGCTGTCCCTTCCCATGCCTGGGCTTCAGCTTCCAGAACGACCAGCCGGTGACCTCGGAGATCGCCGAGCGGCTGCCGGTCAGCATCGGGATCGCCCTCGGCGCCGCGGTGCTGTGGCTGGCCGTCGGCGTCACCGCCGGCGTGGTGTCGGCGCTGAAGGCCGGGACGTGGTGGGACCGCGCCGCCATGGTCGGCGCGCTCGGCGGACTGTCGCTGCCGATCTACTTCACCGGCCTGGCCTTGCAGTTCCTGCTCGTGACCAAGCTCGGCTGGCTGCCCTATCCCACCGCGGTGCCGATCACCGGCGACCCGGTCGGCTGGTTCGAATCCATGGTGATGCCGTGGATCACGCTGGCGACCCTGTACGCGGGCCTTTACGCCCGCATCACCCGAGGCGAGGTTCTGGAGAACTTGGAACGCGACTTCGTGCGCACGGCGCGCGCCAAAGGCCTGCCCGAGCGCACCGTCATCCGCCGGCACGCCATCCGGCCCGGGCTGACCCCGATCGCCACGATCTTCGGCATGGACCTCGGCGCGCTGCTCGGCGGGGCACTGATCACCGAGACGGTGTTCGGGCTGCCCGGGGTCGGCAAGCTCGCCGCCGACGCCATAGCCGCCGGCGACCAGCCGGTGATCCTCGGGGTGACGCTGCTGGTCGCCGGGTTCATCGTGGTCGCGAACGTGGCCGTGGACCTGCTGTACGCGGCGCTGGACCCGCGGGTGAGGAGCGCGGCGTGA